The following coding sequences are from one candidate division WOR-3 bacterium window:
- the sppA gene encoding signal peptide peptidase SppA: MFLFFYLFNYLANIERSKAIFYNPSGLGINSGYEIYFSKKLDKDTILDIGFSLNNFGFGFEKKGDLNNYYFGFGLSIGKNIFWGYRYQYIEKLKESNHLAGFIFRPTNFLSFSFSYNSEKDFNFGIGLRPINERINFYFDYYKNPYYLLGTEIEILDGFLIKGELDKDKNINLGISFSFPKFKISSKYGRKSKEIELFLSKERYLTIFKRPKKFIEITFSGNYDEDYYEQSLFFKKRIPRFYLLIKNLEEILKKEDVYGIFIRLKDYYLSPAQYEELREILLEIKNKGKKVIFYADYYKSLLEYQIVSLGDCLILNKGGEVVIPGILLKKYYIKKLLEKIGGEMEVLAIGKYKSAKELFTRENMSEEDKEQLNEILDMIYSKVKENIKETRIRERDLDSLINYYGYFNEKLAKEFGLIDTVLYPKDVDEFLKKYTKVKKIKIEKYLGEKEIGRSWLKRKKKIALVIAEGTIVDGKSGYDPRPLIGGKYIGSETMEEIFKKLEKDKSIKAVIFRINSGGGSASASEIIANAVKKCNEKKPVIVSMGNVAASGGYYIACLARRILADNSTITGSIGIFSIKFVAKKLYEDKLGITFDYLKRGEMADAQTELRGYTEREREIFMKQLEWWYDKFITRVSEGRKLNKEYIDSIGQGRVWSGYKAKELGLVDEIGPLRKAIEIAKEEAKIKKGEEIEIFLYPKEERRFLFSFPKVNIFALLKERILYLLPENIVIE; encoded by the coding sequence ATGTTTTTGTTTTTTTATCTTTTTAACTATTTAGCCAATATTGAAAGAAGTAAGGCAATTTTTTATAATCCCAGTGGTTTAGGAATAAATTCGGGTTACGAAATCTATTTTTCAAAAAAGTTAGATAAGGATACTATTTTAGATATAGGGTTTTCTTTAAATAATTTTGGTTTTGGTTTTGAAAAGAAGGGTGATTTAAATAATTATTATTTTGGGTTTGGTCTATCTATAGGTAAAAATATATTTTGGGGCTATCGGTATCAATATATCGAAAAATTAAAGGAATCGAATCATTTAGCAGGGTTTATTTTCCGTCCAACAAATTTTTTATCTTTTTCTTTTAGTTATAATTCAGAAAAAGATTTTAATTTTGGCATCGGTTTAAGACCGATTAATGAAAGGATAAATTTTTATTTTGACTATTATAAAAATCCCTATTATCTCTTGGGAACCGAGATAGAAATACTTGATGGGTTTTTGATAAAAGGAGAACTGGATAAAGATAAAAATATCAACTTGGGAATAAGTTTCTCTTTTCCTAAATTTAAAATCTCTTCAAAATACGGTAGAAAATCAAAAGAGATCGAATTGTTTTTGTCAAAAGAAAGATATCTGACGATTTTTAAAAGACCTAAAAAATTTATAGAGATAACTTTTTCTGGTAATTATGATGAGGATTATTATGAGCAATCTTTATTTTTTAAAAAACGAATACCAAGATTTTATCTTTTAATAAAAAACTTAGAAGAGATTTTGAAGAAAGAAGATGTTTATGGAATTTTTATTCGTCTGAAAGATTATTATTTATCTCCTGCTCAATATGAAGAATTAAGGGAAATCCTTTTAGAAATTAAAAATAAGGGTAAGAAGGTTATTTTTTATGCCGATTATTATAAAAGTTTGTTAGAGTACCAAATTGTTTCCCTTGGTGATTGTTTGATTTTAAATAAAGGCGGTGAAGTGGTTATTCCTGGTATTCTATTAAAGAAATATTATATAAAGAAATTGTTAGAAAAAATAGGTGGAGAGATGGAAGTTTTAGCGATTGGTAAATATAAATCAGCAAAAGAATTATTCACAAGAGAAAACATGTCAGAAGAAGATAAAGAACAACTTAATGAAATTCTTGATATGATTTATTCAAAAGTAAAAGAAAATATTAAGGAAACAAGAATAAGAGAAAGAGATTTGGATAGTTTGATAAATTATTATGGTTATTTTAATGAGAAGTTGGCAAAGGAGTTTGGATTAATCGATACGGTTTTATATCCGAAAGATGTTGATGAATTTTTAAAGAAATATACCAAAGTTAAAAAGATAAAAATAGAAAAATATTTGGGTGAGAAAGAAATAGGAAGAAGTTGGTTAAAGAGAAAAAAGAAAATTGCTTTGGTAATTGCGGAAGGAACGATTGTTGATGGAAAAAGTGGTTATGACCCAAGACCATTAATTGGTGGAAAATATATTGGCTCAGAAACAATGGAGGAGATATTTAAGAAATTAGAAAAGGATAAGTCAATTAAAGCGGTTATTTTCCGAATAAATTCTGGTGGTGGTTCAGCAAGTGCTTCAGAAATAATTGCTAATGCCGTTAAAAAATGTAATGAGAAAAAGCCGGTAATTGTTTCAATGGGAAATGTTGCTGCTTCCGGTGGCTATTATATCGCTTGTTTGGCAAGAAGAATCCTTGCTGATAATTCAACTATTACTGGTTCAATTGGTATTTTCAGCATTAAATTTGTTGCTAAAAAATTATATGAAGATAAATTAGGGATTACTTTTGATTATTTAAAGAGAGGAGAAATGGCTGATGCCCAAACAGAATTGCGTGGTTATACTGAAAGGGAAAGAGAAATTTTTATGAAACAATTGGAATGGTGGTATGATAAATTTATCACGCGCGTAAGTGAAGGAAGAAAATTAAATAAAGAATATATTGATTCTATCGGTCAAGGTAGGGTTTGGAGTGGATATAAAGCAAAAGAATTGGGATTGGTTGATGAGATTGGTCCGTTGAGAAAAGCAATTGAGATAGCCAAAGAAGAAGCCAAAATTAAAAAAGGAGAAGAGATAGAAATATTTTTATATCCGAAGGAAGAGAGAAGATTTCTCTTTTCTTTTCCAAAGGTTAATATTTTTGCTTTATTAAAGGAAAGAATTCTTTATTTGCTGCCGGAAAATATTGTAATTGAATAG
- a CDS encoding putative LPS assembly protein LptD, translated as MSFIFLRALYSQEDTSEVVFYGGKRIFYYPDKELVILLDSSFVRYSIYEVKACSISYDLNNQILHAYKKNYEVIFSAEKDTIIGEELHFNINNKKGMMKKARTKIGDGFFYADEIWLIKEKVLHAINCSYTTCEYNPSHYHFFAKKVKILVEDMVIVEPISLHFFSLKPPFVAAPFWFFPIGEKRKSGLLPFRAGRSKEEGFYFKRVAYYLVINEHADLTFYLDLMQKKGIMPKIEGIYDYSPLAKGQFIGSFISESRTKRRRYSLNLQHTSKFLFKSELSSKIDYQSDAKFIQEYAEDKIEWLRSEIYSVANIKRTYRNFGQANLYLENKKDFINNINQFLLPSFSFSLVSRPLIRNFTNFSPSFRLENYYAIFKDTIKNYEERLQGNLGIFLTPNFLRNLRFGNFSYKKGKKVIKGEVKEEYSKLSTDANFGLSQLFLNTLYISENFGYSQEWNFYKDSMKTIVRYPISLNSGITLYRIYFLNLFSLKGFLHTLSPNINLNYEPATKRNLPNFKEKPKSLFLEFNILNNFNIKYLRKNEEKKRNFLILTIKCNYSFLEREFSPINMNGEIKVFEEENIKFNSSFYLSYNFKEKIFEPSLTNNLEWKDEIFKVCTLNIKLSHIISKTSHMIQNSGYLNFSKIKFNFSFGYNGKEKKITDYSISIWRDLHCWEGIFNFSKFGTLWRYDFKLRIKKIPEVSIGKDIFGFLLK; from the coding sequence TTGTCTTTCATATTTTTAAGAGCTCTCTATTCCCAAGAAGATACAAGTGAGGTAGTTTTTTATGGTGGCAAAAGAATCTTTTACTATCCTGATAAAGAATTGGTTATTTTGCTTGATTCTTCTTTTGTGAGATATTCAATATACGAAGTGAAAGCCTGTTCTATCAGTTATGATTTGAATAATCAGATATTACATGCCTATAAAAAAAATTATGAGGTGATTTTTTCTGCTGAAAAAGATACAATTATTGGTGAAGAATTACATTTTAATATTAATAATAAAAAGGGAATGATGAAAAAGGCAAGAACAAAGATTGGCGATGGTTTTTTTTATGCCGATGAGATTTGGTTGATAAAGGAAAAGGTATTACATGCGATTAATTGTAGTTATACAACCTGTGAATATAACCCATCCCATTATCATTTTTTTGCCAAGAAAGTTAAAATTTTAGTTGAGGATATGGTGATTGTTGAGCCGATTAGTTTACACTTCTTTTCTTTAAAGCCACCTTTTGTTGCTGCTCCTTTTTGGTTTTTTCCCATTGGTGAGAAAAGGAAATCGGGTCTTTTACCTTTTCGGGCAGGAAGGTCAAAAGAAGAGGGTTTCTATTTTAAAAGAGTTGCTTATTATTTAGTTATTAATGAACACGCTGATTTAACTTTTTATTTAGACTTGATGCAGAAAAAGGGAATAATGCCAAAAATTGAAGGAATTTATGATTATTCTCCTCTTGCCAAAGGTCAATTTATCGGTTCTTTTATTAGCGAATCAAGAACTAAAAGGAGACGATATTCTCTTAATCTTCAGCACACATCAAAATTTCTTTTTAAAAGTGAGTTATCATCAAAAATTGATTATCAAAGTGATGCCAAATTTATCCAGGAGTATGCCGAAGATAAAATAGAATGGTTAAGAAGTGAAATATATTCGGTAGCAAATATCAAGAGAACTTATAGAAATTTTGGTCAAGCAAATCTTTATTTAGAAAATAAAAAAGATTTTATAAATAATATAAATCAATTTCTTTTGCCCAGTTTTTCTTTCTCTTTAGTCTCCCGACCACTAATAAGAAACTTCACCAATTTTTCTCCTTCTTTTAGATTGGAAAATTATTATGCTATTTTTAAAGATACCATAAAAAATTATGAAGAGAGACTTCAGGGAAATTTGGGGATATTTTTAACTCCCAATTTCTTAAGAAATCTTCGTTTTGGTAATTTCTCTTATAAAAAGGGGAAAAAAGTTATTAAAGGTGAAGTAAAAGAGGAATATTCTAAGTTATCCACCGACGCCAATTTTGGACTTTCCCAATTATTCTTGAATACTTTATATATTTCTGAAAATTTTGGTTATTCTCAAGAATGGAATTTCTATAAGGATTCAATGAAAACTATTGTCCGCTATCCAATTTCTCTAAATTCTGGAATTACTCTTTATCGGATATATTTTTTAAATTTGTTCTCTTTAAAAGGGTTTTTACATACTTTAAGTCCAAATATTAATTTAAATTATGAACCAGCAACAAAAAGAAATCTGCCCAATTTTAAAGAAAAGCCCAAATCATTATTTTTAGAGTTTAATATTCTTAACAATTTCAATATCAAATATCTAAGAAAAAATGAAGAAAAAAAAAGAAATTTTCTTATCCTCACTATTAAGTGTAATTATTCTTTTTTAGAAAGAGAATTTTCACCAATTAATATGAATGGAGAAATAAAGGTTTTTGAAGAGGAGAATATCAAATTTAATTCTAGTTTTTATTTAAGCTATAATTTCAAAGAAAAAATTTTTGAGCCAAGTTTGACAAATAATTTGGAATGGAAAGATGAGATTTTTAAGGTTTGTACCTTAAATATAAAATTGAGTCATATTATTTCCAAAACTTCTCATATGATTCAAAATTCTGGGTATCTAAATTTTTCTAAAATTAAATTTAACTTCTCTTTTGGTTATAATGGAAAAGAGAAAAAAATTACGGATTATTCAATCTCTATTTGGAGAGATCTTCATTGCTGGGAAGGAATTTTTAACTTTTCTAAATTCGGTACCCTTTGGCGTTACGATTTTAAACTGCGGATTAAGAAAATACCGGAAGTTTCTATTGGCAAAGATATTTTTGGGTTCCTTTTAAAATGA
- the holA gene encoding DNA polymerase III subunit delta — MNYLRLELVLKEIKIGKVLPFYLLYGEEDARIEDILRALKKYYFNDEEYIGSLYKKYDLKEFSLKDILLNFNSPSFFEEIKLGFIKNFDLAFKKRKKNKEETLTNFFNNLRNNKNKTMVIYLAKSPQKEREYESFFQTNKLEKHVIYLYPLSKTNLKTYFMEKAKEEGYIFTNGALELLIFLCGEDYSLIYSEFNKIKLYSKEKVISEELIEKFVGYSFEGKLKSILEAINYKDKEKFFKSLYGYLGSAKREEISYLIGSLANHLLNIYLKKTGFYSSFKEKELKEKLENLYKIDLMIKRGESEPEVLLLNWGEKL, encoded by the coding sequence ATGAATTATTTAAGATTAGAACTGGTTTTGAAAGAAATTAAAATTGGTAAAGTCCTACCTTTTTATTTACTTTATGGTGAAGAAGATGCAAGGATTGAAGATATTCTTCGGGCATTAAAGAAATATTATTTTAATGATGAAGAATATATTGGTAGTTTATATAAAAAATACGATTTAAAAGAATTTTCTTTAAAAGATATTCTTTTAAATTTTAATTCGCCATCTTTTTTTGAAGAGATAAAATTAGGGTTTATTAAAAATTTTGATTTGGCATTTAAGAAAAGAAAGAAAAATAAAGAAGAAACCCTTACAAACTTTTTTAATAATTTAAGGAATAATAAAAATAAAACAATGGTAATCTATTTAGCAAAATCACCACAAAAAGAGAGGGAATACGAAAGTTTTTTTCAAACAAATAAATTAGAAAAACATGTGATTTATCTTTATCCTTTATCAAAAACTAATTTAAAAACTTATTTTATGGAAAAAGCAAAAGAGGAAGGCTATATTTTCACCAATGGTGCCTTAGAACTTTTGATTTTTCTTTGTGGCGAAGATTATTCTTTAATCTATTCCGAGTTTAACAAGATAAAACTTTATTCAAAAGAGAAGGTAATTAGTGAGGAGTTAATAGAAAAATTTGTTGGTTACAGTTTTGAGGGAAAATTGAAAAGCATTTTGGAGGCAATAAATTATAAGGATAAAGAAAAGTTTTTTAAAAGTCTTTACGGGTATTTGGGAAGTGCCAAAAGAGAGGAGATATCTTATCTTATTGGTTCTTTAGCTAATCATTTGTTAAATATTTATTTAAAAAAGACAGGTTTTTATTCTTCTTTTAAAGAAAAGGAATTAAAAGAAAAATTGGAAAATCTTTATAAAATAGATTTAATGATAAAAAGAGGAGAAAGTGAGCCGGAAGTTTTACTTTTAAACTGGGGAGAGAAATTATGA
- the leuS gene encoding leucine--tRNA ligase: MMNFREIEEKWQKIWEEKKVFKTKREGKKYYCLVMFPYPSGDLHMGHVKNYVIGDVIARYKRQMGYNVLHPFGWDAFGLPAENAAILHGIHPWEWTKENIDISRKHLKMMGIGYDWEREIMTCDERYYKWNQYFFIKFYENGLAYRKKAYVNWCPGCQTVLANEQVVDGRCYRKTCQSIIEKKELEQWFFKITAYAERLLQDLDKLDWPENVKIMQRNWIGKSEGVEVDFPIEGGGYLRIFTTRPDTLFGVTFMAIAPEAEILEEVIKGTGKEEEVYQFKKEVLRISEIERTAIGREKRGVFINKYAINPLTNEKIPIFVADYVLATYGTGAIMAVPAHDQRDFEFAKKYGLPIKVVINPYGEELKPENMEKAFEEEGVMVNSGIFTGLSSKDGIERITKFLEEKGIGRRKINYRLKDWLISRQRYWGTPIPMIHCDNCGIIPEKEENLPVVLPKDVKDYLPKGKSVLAGIEEFINTTCPKCGQKAKRDPDTMDTFVDSSWYFLRYLDPHNNEKPFTYEDTKYWLPIDKYIGGIEHATGHLIYFRFFTKVLYDLGFCAYDEPCASLFTQGMVLYKGKVMSSSQRHGVWVGDFLKEYSADIARLTILFAAPPEKDMEWSEEIVSGVKRFLERVWRLYEINGFKVLDKKPQIKNEKDKYLYIRLNQTIKKVIEDMESFQFNTAIASLMEFLNDLYKFEEKSEVYCYSLYIFYQLLSPFASHIAEEINERCGFKNLLVESRFPNYDKEAIYFEKIEIPIQINGKIRAKIEVLRNEKEERIKELALENERIKELLKGKEIVRIIYVPNKLINIVVKE, encoded by the coding sequence ATTATGAATTTTCGAGAGATTGAAGAAAAATGGCAAAAAATATGGGAAGAGAAAAAGGTATTTAAAACTAAAAGAGAGGGAAAGAAATATTACTGTTTAGTAATGTTTCCCTATCCTTCGGGTGATTTACATATGGGTCATGTGAAAAATTATGTGATTGGCGATGTCATTGCTCGCTATAAAAGGCAAATGGGTTATAATGTCTTACACCCTTTTGGTTGGGATGCCTTTGGTCTGCCAGCAGAAAATGCGGCAATTCTTCATGGTATTCACCCTTGGGAATGGACAAAAGAAAATATCGATATTTCCCGAAAACATTTGAAGATGATGGGTATCGGCTATGATTGGGAAAGGGAGATAATGACCTGTGATGAGAGATATTATAAGTGGAATCAATATTTCTTTATTAAATTTTATGAAAATGGTCTAGCCTATCGAAAAAAGGCATATGTTAATTGGTGTCCCGGTTGTCAGACGGTACTGGCTAATGAACAAGTAGTTGATGGAAGATGTTATCGTAAGACCTGTCAGAGTATAATTGAGAAAAAAGAATTGGAACAGTGGTTTTTTAAGATTACTGCTTATGCTGAAAGGCTTTTACAAGATTTAGATAAATTAGATTGGCCGGAAAATGTAAAGATAATGCAGAGAAATTGGATTGGTAAAAGTGAAGGGGTAGAAGTAGATTTTCCAATTGAAGGCGGAGGATATTTAAGAATTTTTACAACTCGACCGGACACTCTCTTTGGAGTCACTTTTATGGCAATCGCTCCTGAGGCAGAGATTTTAGAAGAAGTAATTAAAGGAACTGGTAAGGAGGAAGAGGTTTATCAGTTTAAAAAAGAGGTTTTAAGAATTTCCGAAATTGAGAGAACGGCGATTGGTAGAGAAAAAAGAGGGGTCTTTATTAACAAATATGCGATAAATCCATTAACAAACGAGAAAATACCAATTTTTGTTGCTGATTATGTGTTAGCAACTTATGGTACTGGTGCGATTATGGCAGTTCCGGCTCACGACCAGAGAGATTTTGAATTTGCTAAAAAATATGGTTTGCCCATCAAGGTGGTAATCAATCCTTATGGAGAAGAATTAAAACCGGAAAATATGGAAAAGGCTTTTGAAGAAGAAGGGGTGATGGTAAATTCCGGTATCTTTACTGGTTTATCTTCAAAAGATGGGATAGAGAGAATAACTAAATTTTTAGAAGAAAAAGGAATTGGGAGAAGAAAAATAAATTATCGATTAAAAGATTGGTTAATCTCTCGCCAAAGATATTGGGGAACACCAATTCCAATGATTCATTGTGATAATTGTGGAATTATTCCGGAGAAAGAAGAAAACTTACCAGTTGTTTTACCAAAGGATGTAAAAGATTATTTACCGAAAGGAAAATCGGTCCTTGCCGGAATCGAAGAGTTTATCAATACCACCTGTCCCAAATGTGGCCAAAAAGCAAAAAGAGATCCAGATACGATGGATACCTTTGTTGATTCATCTTGGTATTTTTTAAGATACCTTGACCCTCATAATAATGAAAAACCTTTTACCTATGAAGACACAAAATATTGGTTACCAATAGATAAATATATCGGTGGTATTGAACATGCTACCGGTCATTTAATTTATTTCCGATTTTTCACTAAGGTTTTATATGATTTAGGTTTTTGTGCTTATGATGAGCCCTGTGCTTCTCTTTTTACTCAAGGAATGGTTCTATATAAAGGAAAAGTGATGTCATCTTCCCAAAGGCATGGTGTTTGGGTTGGCGATTTTCTAAAAGAGTATAGCGCTGATATTGCTCGTTTGACAATTCTTTTTGCTGCGCCACCCGAAAAAGATATGGAATGGTCAGAAGAGATTGTTAGTGGTGTGAAAAGATTTTTGGAAAGAGTTTGGCGACTTTATGAGATAAATGGTTTCAAAGTCTTAGATAAAAAACCACAAATCAAAAATGAAAAAGATAAATATCTCTATATAAGGTTAAACCAAACAATTAAAAAAGTTATTGAAGATATGGAGAGTTTTCAATTCAATACCGCAATTGCTTCTCTAATGGAATTTCTTAATGATTTATATAAGTTTGAAGAGAAGAGCGAAGTATATTGTTATTCTCTTTATATCTTTTATCAATTACTTTCACCTTTTGCTTCTCATATTGCCGAAGAGATTAATGAGCGATGTGGTTTTAAAAATCTTTTAGTAGAAAGTAGATTTCCCAATTATGATAAAGAAGCGATCTATTTTGAAAAAATAGAAATTCCGATTCAGATTAATGGTAAGATAAGAGCAAAAATAGAAGTTTTAAGAAATGAAAAAGAAGAGCGGATAAAAGAATTGGCATTAGAAAATGAAAGAATAAAAGAATTGCTAAAGGGAAAAGAAATTGTAAGAATTATTTATGTTCCTAATAAATTGATAAATATCGTAGTTAAAGAATAA
- a CDS encoding ABC transporter permease, whose amino-acid sequence MLKRNLEVVYYEFVKLTKIWLSYPIIFLFFTIFPLIWVLPFIFQGKALVGSFSSVPFKELTGSGNYLAFLLLGSIVSTYVFSGLWGVGNSLREETYWGTLEYLILSPTNPLVILIGKTLTEFVYATITVIIQALIIVLILGAKVTFVKLLPIILIILLLLIGFYGFAIAFAGFTLLLKEVEGWIRTLEWIFYLFSPIRYPVEINPITKFIASFIPLTYALLAIRAIILLNKNIYSLSKILLILGVIDVILIVLAIFLFRFLEKKTRELGTIGGY is encoded by the coding sequence ATGTTAAAAAGAAATTTAGAGGTTGTTTATTATGAATTTGTTAAGTTAACAAAAATCTGGCTAAGTTATCCGATTATCTTTCTTTTCTTTACTATCTTTCCTTTGATTTGGGTTTTACCTTTTATCTTTCAAGGAAAGGCATTAGTTGGTAGTTTCTCTTCTGTCCCTTTTAAAGAATTAACCGGTAGCGGAAATTATTTGGCTTTTTTGCTTCTTGGTTCAATTGTTTCTACTTATGTTTTTTCTGGTCTTTGGGGAGTTGGCAATTCTTTAAGAGAAGAGACTTATTGGGGAACTTTAGAATATCTAATTTTATCCCCAACTAATCCCTTGGTTATTCTTATTGGCAAGACTTTAACCGAATTTGTATATGCGACAATTACTGTTATTATTCAAGCCTTAATTATTGTTTTAATTTTAGGAGCGAAAGTTACTTTTGTGAAACTATTACCAATAATTTTGATAATTCTTTTACTCCTTATTGGTTTTTATGGTTTTGCTATTGCCTTTGCTGGCTTTACTTTGTTATTAAAAGAGGTAGAAGGTTGGATTAGAACATTGGAGTGGATATTTTATCTTTTCTCACCAATTCGGTATCCGGTGGAGATAAATCCGATAACAAAATTTATTGCCAGTTTTATTCCTTTAACCTATGCTTTGTTAGCAATTCGGGCAATTATTTTGTTAAATAAAAATATTTATTCCCTTTCTAAAATTCTTCTAATTTTAGGAGTTATTGATGTTATTTTAATTGTTTTGGCTATTTTCTTGTTTAGATTTTTAGAAAAAAAGACAAGAGAATTGGGAACGATTGGTGGTTATTAA
- a CDS encoding ABC transporter permease produces MIKKYLRAIWAENIKEWKIELSYKADFLRTFIDPIVYLLPYLLYGIAIVGGRESQELKRLTGMGDIVSFILLGYIFIGFMNMALWAMGFSLRKEQYYGTLEQVFSTPVPRWVFTLGMALHSTLHQTLILVFQIIIINFIFTLRFNISGILPSLIVIALMILSLYGFGMMIAGLTLTLKQGWLVSEALSGIMMVITPIAYPLAVLPIFLRKASFFIPSTYGIIATRHFLLNERLEIPLTAIYFRLFLLTIVWISFGLIVFYLIDKKTRKAGTLHTY; encoded by the coding sequence ATGATAAAAAAATATCTTAGAGCAATCTGGGCAGAAAATATAAAAGAATGGAAAATTGAATTATCTTATAAAGCAGATTTTTTAAGAACCTTTATTGACCCAATTGTATATCTTTTGCCTTATTTGCTTTATGGAATAGCAATTGTGGGTGGTCGGGAATCTCAAGAATTGAAAAGGTTAACGGGAATGGGCGATATTGTCAGTTTTATTCTGCTTGGTTATATTTTTATTGGTTTTATGAATATGGCACTATGGGCAATGGGATTTTCTTTGAGAAAAGAACAGTATTACGGAACCTTAGAACAAGTCTTTTCAACACCGGTTCCGAGATGGGTTTTTACTTTAGGAATGGCACTCCATTCAACCCTTCATCAAACATTAATTTTAGTATTTCAAATAATAATTATCAATTTCATCTTTACTTTACGTTTTAATATTTCGGGGATTTTACCTTCTTTGATTGTTATTGCCTTGATGATTTTATCTTTATATGGTTTTGGGATGATGATTGCTGGTTTAACATTAACTTTAAAACAGGGTTGGCTGGTATCCGAAGCCCTTTCGGGAATAATGATGGTGATTACACCAATCGCCTATCCCTTAGCAGTCTTACCCATTTTTCTAAGAAAGGCATCTTTTTTTATTCCTTCTACTTATGGTATCATTGCCACAAGACACTTTCTTTTAAATGAAAGATTAGAGATTCCTTTAACAGCAATCTATTTTAGGCTATTTTTATTAACAATTGTTTGGATTAGTTTTGGATTAATCGTTTTTTATCTCATTGATAAAAAAACAAGAAAAGCAGGGACATTACATACTTATTGA